The genomic window ATGAGAACGCAGGCGATCTCGTCGGCATGCTCGTCCAGACGCGCAAGCGCGTGTTCGGCGTCGTTGAACGGGATGACGATGACGTCGTCGAGCACGCTCTGAGGCGTCCCGTACGCCACCGGCACGCTCGCCGGATGACAAGGGTCGCCCCACGTCGCCGGCTGTGCGGTCTGGCTGATCTCGGCGAAGTCATAGAGGCCGTGATAGGCGCCCTCGGCCTTCGCGATCTTCGGCCGTCCCGTGAACGCTCGCGACGCCTTGAGACACGCCATGACCGCCTCGGTGCCGGAGTTGACGAAACGGATCTTGTCGAACGAGGCGGCGCGGTCGACCAGATGCTCCGCGTACTCGATCTCACGCTCGGTCCCGAGCGTGAAGGCCGTGCCGCGCTCGAGCTGGTCGCCCACCGCCGAGACGATGGCGGGGTGAGCGTGACCATGGATGAGCGATGCCATGTTGTTCGCGAAGTCGATGCGTTCGACGCCCTCGACGTCGTAGACGCGCGCACCTTGGCCGCGCTCGACGTAGAGCGGATGCGGTCTTCTGAGGATCGTGTTCCGGCTGGCGCCGCCCGGCATCACCTTGAGGGCGCGGTCATAGAGCTGCTGGCTGCGGGTCCTGTCGGCGGTCATGCGCTGTCACCCTGCGGCGCGCCCGGGTTCACAAGCCCCTCCTCCGCGATGACCTCAGCGTCGGTGAGTTCCCGCACCTCATCGTAGGTGACGCCCGGCGCGAGCTCGATGACAACGAGTCCCTCCGGCCGCACGTCCATCACGGCGAGGTCGGTGTAGATGCGGTCTACGCAGGCCTTGCCCGTGAGCGGATACGTACAGGACGAGACGACCTTCGGCTGTCCCGTCTTCGTCGTGTGCCGCGTGATGACGTAGATGGTCTTGACACCCTGGACGAGATCCATGGCGCCGCCGACCGCCGGGATGGCGTCGGCCGCTCCGGTCGACCAGTTCGCCAGGTCGCCCAGACCTGAGACCTGCATGGTGCCGAGCACGCAGAGGTCGATGTGCCCGCCCCGGATCATGGTGAAGCTGTCGGCGTGGTGGAAGTAGGCGGCGCCCGGAACGGCGGTCACCGGCTTCTTGCCGGCGTTGATGAGTTCCGGGTCGATCTGGTCCTCGTCGGGCGGCGGGCCCATTCCGAGAA from Candidatus Effluviviaceae Genus V sp. includes these protein-coding regions:
- a CDS encoding 3-oxoacid CoA-transferase subunit B, which encodes MTNRSDTPKGWSREGMARRLALDVPDGSYVNLGIGMPELVAQFLPADREVLYHTENGLLGMGPPPDEDQIDPELINAGKKPVTAVPGAAYFHHADSFTMIRGGHIDLCVLGTMQVSGLGDLANWSTGAADAIPAVGGAMDLVQGVKTIYVITRHTTKTGQPKVVSSCTYPLTGKACVDRIYTDLAVMDVRPEGLVVIELAPGVTYDEVRELTDAEVIAEEGLVNPGAPQGDSA